One Leptodactylus fuscus isolate aLepFus1 chromosome 11, aLepFus1.hap2, whole genome shotgun sequence genomic window, GTCTTCATGCCACAAAGCCTTTAGGTCTGGTTCCTTCTCCCACTCACATGACATGAAGTCATCACCGAGGTTATAGAGACCCCCGCACATGTCCTCCGGTAAATGTGATGGACAAATCAACCGAAGATTCACACTTGTAGCTGTCTACTGACCCAAAGATCTATGTATTATAGCTCAATATACCTGTAGCCAGGGGGATGAAGGCCTCGTTCTTCTTAAATTCACCATTCTCATCCAGGAAATTCTTGGTGTTGAAATCATCTGGGTACAGGAAGCAGGAAGGGTCTTTCAGTGCCGAGGTCAACATTGGAAACACATTGGTGTGCTGGAATATTAATCAATATGCATGATAGAGGTTGTCTGGACTGCAAAAAAATATCTGTCTATCAGGGTATTGAGAGTTAGAAGGATAAGATTCCTTATTTGGTTCGTCCATCCAAGTTGAAAAGCAAAGACATTTTTGAAAAGTGGATGGGGAATGTTGGTAAGGTTGACCTGTCTGGCTCTCTAaactccagatttatcaaatgcaaCCTTTTAAAGAAAATGGTGCAATATTTTCAAAAATTCCCTCCATCCAATAGGTGGCATAGCAAGTAACGTAACAaatcaggacaggtggatttGAAACCAGGATCAAAGCTCTGCAAGAcatcattgctaaccactgagccacttctAAGAGTTCTTCCATGGTGTCTCTCTGGAGGTTCGAGTACATCCATGGCTTATACAGAAGGTTCAGTGATGTCATTGGGAATGGTGCAATCCTATCCTGTAATTCCATGCCATAAATTTTCGCTCATCCTCTAAATGACATTGAATTGTGAAGTTCCCGACATATTTAGCTTTTTTTGGAAGAAACTGTTCCCATAAAGTTCATAGTAGGACATCCATTATTTACTTCCCAAAAGTCTTCTAATCCAAACACCGTATTTTAGGACACCTACCTTAGGGATGGAATACCCTCTGTAAGTGATGTCTTTCGTCGTTTTCCTTGGCACACCCATTGGGAGCAGGTCAGCGAAACGTTGTATCTCATGAATAACAGCATCAGTGAACGGCATCTGGTTCCGGTCCTGAATCTTTGGGCATCGGTCCCGTCCAATGACCTTGTCAATCTCCTTGTGGACTTTGGCTAGTAGTAAGGACAAATAAGGAGATGTCTACTCAGAGTGTACCATATATGTGATTTTTGTTGAGACCTTCAAACATTCGGGAAATAAATGAAACATGTTTGTCATGGCCTGGACTGTGGTACAATAATGGGCGCCATATGACTGGCAGAAGACAATGACTTTGATGTGAGTCCGTTACCTCTAGGGTCTATAGCTTTTGGGTTGATCTGTATTGCAAAAAGCATAAAGTCCagttggggtgagctggacacaTAAACAGCTTAGAATAAATGTCAAAGAAGGATTGGGGTGAGGTTCCCCTAAACCATCCCTTTAATATACTATATTCTGTTACAGAAAACCTAATTATTGCCGTCATTGTGTAAAAGTCTTTACTTACCGAGGACATCTGGGTATTTTATGAGAAGTAGCAGAGCATAGTTCAGGGTTGTGCTGGTGGTCTCTACCCCCGCAAAGAAAATCTGCAAAGTGCTGTTCACCAAATTGGTAAAGTGGAATTCACTTTTGGGATCTGTACGTTCCTGTGAGTAGGAGGGAAAGCATTAATacactattcttcttcttcttattattattattattattattattattattattattatttttgctatAATGTTCCTCACAGAGCACAATCCAGTGTTGAAGTGTTTACACCTCCGTGTCCTATAGTTACTGCAGTCGTGGGGATCTTTCAATTTACCTTTTCCATTTTAATGAGAAAAGCATCGACGTAGCTCTGAGGGTTATTCACATCCAAAGCTTTCTTGTTCATTTCAGCTCTTCCTTCCACAAACTCAAGGAGTTTTCTGAAATACATGAAGATCTTCTGATGTCTCCCAGGAATAAACTGCATGACCGAGGGGAACATCTCATACacctaaagtaaaataaaatgacaCAAAGGTGTCGGCATCATAAGATGTGTCACCAGTGCTGGACTGACCCACCCGAGTACCAGAGGTGGgctcaggctctaacacaataatggtccagaaaaagatacccaaatttgaagggtactatggtctatttccgaCGAGTTGTTGGACTTTGGGCCAAGGTCACTGGTggacccagtgcaaaggtttcataagtgcacCCCCCCCTCCATATCACCACCCACTATTATACCCAACTGAAATCCTGCAAAAATGGTGGCATTATACGGTGATATTCAATGGCTGAAAATGTGTGATGTGACTGACTCCTTATGTGACCTTATAGATTCATCTCTCGTAATAattgttcacactgagtattctggctcgtcatttggtacgtagacgccgcgggaggatttgcgggccgtatacgctcccattgtctGCTCCCATGGCCTTATACGCTCCCATGGCCTTATTGccattattttagcgtgtaacaccATATTTTACTCTATAACGATGTTTACCAGATGGGATGGGATGAATGGTGAAGCGGGGAGCAGATGGCTTCCTGCTTCCTCATAGTATGCAACATCAGTATCTTAAAGACGCTGATGACCTGAAGTTGAGAAATCCTGGAACGACGGGACAGTTGGCCCCATGGTTAAAGCAGTGATGAGTCCTAAGAATCAATTTATCTGGTGGACCCAAAGATCTTCAGTCGGACTTTATAGTGGATAATCAATCACAGAGCCCGAATTAACTCCATCTGGTGGTTCCACCTCCTAAGAACATCTCAATCTACCTTGAAATTATGCAAATATGTACAATTCACTTCCTTGCCATAGTCTAGCTGAAGACAGAATTGTAAAAATATCACCTTTTCTAGTTCTTACTTGGCCCCAACCTGAGCTGACAATGGCGAACGCTGTATTTATCCAGGAGATGACATTCAGGAGCTCGGCGTCCTCGTAATCTTGGCGATGTCCAAACATGATGGAGAAAATAACGTTGCAGGCGGCTTTACTTAGGTAATGTCGAGGCTCCACCAATGATTCTAGGACAAgaggtataaaatatataaagtaagTCATCGACTGCCATCAAAGTAGGATATAATGTATCAGGCGCTTCTGACCTATCACTAATGTCTGACTCTGGAAAGACTCTCAGGACAGACCAAGGTGACTTATTGAAGCATCCTCCAGCATGTTCTGCATTGCAGTGAATTTGGAAGTTTCTATTTGaggactttaaaaaataaaattctctttacattggggggggggggggggagatggtgacTATTGACATGTTCTGTTTCCCTGTCCAAACGCCCTATAACTGGTAGAAGACAGAGCACTAGAAGTTCAATGCACTTAAAGGGTCTGTCCAGGTTCAGCAAATAAATGAGTAAATAAATGATATGCAACTTTTAAACCAAATATCAAATAATATCTAAAAGAATATTGTTCCGGATTCTTTTACATTTCTGCAGTATTTATCATTTTCCGTATTTATGATTAGATGCAACAGAGAAAAGAGTCACAAACTGCAGTTTTGCTCATCTTTCCTTTGCTGACAagatgccatttgatcctggtggtTTATTAGAGTCTAAAATTGTCCCTGAGTCACAGGCATAGCTAGAGGTTTGGTACAGGAGTGGGCACCATACCCAGTAATACCAAAATAATCACTATACCGTTTACATATAGTGATAGATATCGGCTcgacacagggctctgcagaccattTGAGTAATTACAGGAAAAAttcagtgacttacaggtgacgccTCTGACAGCTGTCATCCGTATCTCTCATTTCACCAGTCCTGATGCTCTCCATTCTGGAGTGCCACCTCATTCTGTAAGTGCTCCCCCTTGTTTCCATTAAGGTCTGGTACAAGCATGGCTACTGATGGTGGGGCCTGTGACCAATCTCACCCATCAGCATCCTTGATTGTATAACACTAAGAACATGGTAGACTAGCACAAGGGCAGTGCCATGTGCAGCTTTATTCATCGGAATGGGCACCATACCCAGTTATACCAATGCTAAATATTATTCTGGATTCTTTTACGTTTACCTTATTTATGATTGGATTCAAAACAGAAAAGAGTCACAAACTGCAGTTTTGCTCATCTTTCCATTGCTGACAagatgccatttgatcctggtCGCTTATTAGAGTTTACAATTGTCCCTGTGTCACAGGCATAGCTAGAGGTTTGGCACAGGAGTGGGCACCATACCCAGTTATACCAACACTAAACACAACATAGTAGATTAGCACAAGGGCAGCGCCAGGTGCAGTGTTATTTATAGGATGTCACTGATGGACAGGTCTTGTGCCCTCCTTATCATTCTATTACCAGCATACTTGCGATATTGATAGTCAAGTGGCCGAGCCCTTTAACCATTTATTTCCCAGTGCAGCAAGGTGTGGCAGAGCAATGGAGACAAAACTACTCAGcagtagctcaggaacaaatACAGGTTTGAATAGACCACCAGGAATTAATGGCATCCTGCCAGTGGGGGGAAGGTAAGATTGTGATAAAGAGAAAGGATCACGGTTTCTACCGGCAtctttatataacattatatagtTAGTATATAGTTAGTATAGTATAGGATCATGGTTTCTACTGGTCAAGGCATCTTTATatagttataattttttttttgagaaaccaTCACACAGTAGACATCTTATTATTGTCTTATTATTGTCTGTAACAACCTTTTGTCTTCCTAAATTCCTCCACCAGACACTCAGCCTCCTCTTGTATTTGGTCCTCTGTATTCCTTTTTCCCATGCCAAAATCCCGCATTGCGGAAAGAGAAAATCTCCGAAGTTCCCGCCATCTGTCCATGTGACTTGTGAAAGCAATTCCTGAATGGTGAAGATACATTGTATTGATATTAATATCTACAACGTAACATTGTACAGCCGCTTTATATGTCCAGCTCTCTATGGGGATTATCATACAATTCTTTATCTATGTTCCCTGATATTCTGCACGAGTATTTATCCCTCTCCCTGGATGAGATATATTGGATCATGTCGCTCTAATTACTTTATTATATCTTTGCATCTGTATTTATACTCGTAGACAGGATTTTATTGTACAATGACTTTGTATCCTTTATCCTTTCTATGTCTTATTGTTGTttggctatacagtatattaggggATATTCGCCAGGCGCCCGTTATTGCCTTGTTGTCTGTCACTTTAGAATATTTGATACTTGCATAGGTATTCGGAGCTTCCTGAAGGATCCACCATGACCATGTGTATATGTTTAGTGCATAGTATGTCTTATAACATATATTTGCCTTGGTATGGGCTTCTACCCATATTCCCAACATTCTTCTATCACATGCACATGGCATCAGAATGATAGAGGGCTCGCTGCGCCTTGTACTTCAGATAATGATTAGTCTTCTATATAAGGACTCTTCTTTTGTCACCCTGTTACCCCTGCAGAAGCCCATGCAGACCCAACGTGAACTTAAGCATTTATTTTGTTCTGGctcatatctatatactgtacatgtcacaTAAGTATCAGCAAATGTTCTAGAAGGAGGCAGGATGGGTCCATAGGGGAGAATAGGTGCGGAAAGTGGGGAATGGAGTGGGAGGGAAGGTCTAAGGAATGGGGGGAGGGAAAGAGGATCGTAAGGTGAAGGAGTATTACAGAGTGTTCCACAGGAGCCATCATATTTGGTGTGCACTGTCATCTGGCCTACGTACCACAACCAGGTCCTCCATGCGTTAGGATGTATAGGGGCTCTTTGATCCTGGATGTCATAGTTGGGGTAAAGTAGATTTACAAATCATCAGGATGATGGACTTGGCCACCACTAGCGTGAAGCCGATGAGTTTATGGACATGCTTTTTGAATTTACAGGGGAAGACAGAAAGCAGGACAGGATCTCCTCCAAAATTTACCCCAGTAACCATCTTAATGATTCCTTGAACCTCATGCCAAAGATTGTGTAAGAGAGGACAATTCTACCAGATGTGTCCAGACCAGTGCCACATCACCAAAAGGGAGCGGAGACATACCTCCCTATTGTGACTGACCGGATCTGGTAGTGTACATGTCAATGGAGGCGGCAATCAGAAGAAAAGGGTTTAATGTATGCGAACCCCGACCATCGGACTGAGCTTATAGACAAGTTACCATAGTTCTTGTAGTGAACATCAAAGACAGATACATCTCCGCGAGCTAAGAAGTCCTCGCCTCTGTCCACGTAGACTTCTCTCACAGCTTTGTATCCTGTGACCACTATGACCGGCCGGGACCCCAGATAAATGGTGAACACCTCTCCGTACTTCTCACTAAGCTGGATGGAAATCAATCATCAGATTAGTCTTCCTCTTCCTCAATGCAAAGTTTCCACTGGGATTAACAATGTCAACATTGTCTTGTAATGCAATTAAGCATTGTCCTCCAGTGGTCCACATGATATTATACAAGTATTGACTTTGTAAGATTCTTATTCGTCAATAATCTTCTTCTAACAAAATACCATCCCTTGTTGGTTAATGGGAGTCCATCACCTCCTCTGAGCATACTCAGAGAACTGGTTTTTCCAGCTCAAGTAGggcgggtgatgtcatagcaggggGAGGATCAATCCTTAATGTATGGGGCCGTATAGGCAGGAGATGGAAGTTACTTATCATCAAGTCTACAACGGTGACTTACATAACAAAGATATAAtggttatcactgtaatgtgctccatAATGTGCtggtgacagctgaatatgcGCGGGCGAGGTGACAGGTTACATGTTATGAGTGCAGTCAGATATCAGAGATCATAACCCCAACGaaatatacatacatgagacagcctgtgatatacatacatgagacagcctgtgatatacatacatgagacagcctgtgatatacatacatgagacatccTGCCCTTAGATACTACACTGACAGTCTGGTCATAGCTCACCATAGACTTaccttcagcagagatttcaccaGGTCTCTTTTGCCTAGCTGTAGGACGTTCCCCAGTATCGGCAGGGGGGTAGGTCCAGGGGGTAAGTTTCCTTTTCCCCAGAAATGCTTTAAACTTATATATAAGACGAGACAAGACAAGGCAGCTGTAAGGAGGAGAGTAACATCTTCTGAGAACATACTGACTGCTGCTCGTCCTTCCAGGTGATCTCTTTGCTCCGAGACTGTTCTGTTCTATTCTGCAGAGTCAGTACATAGCACTAGGGGTGGGGTCAGTGTCACCTTCTTTGACGTGTGTTATGTTGTTAATTCAGAACATTCTTAGAACCTGTTTATGTAACAAAACTTTAAGTTGGAGCATTTAAGGGATCTTTAGGGAAGGACTGTACGATTATACTACAGTAGGAGCTAGTATGCAAAATACAGTtccctgtgtattctatgtactgTAGTAAGACAGACACAGAGAGCTGTAACCCCTGTGCTAGAACTGCaacccctatagaagagctaaaACCCTTGTAGTACAGGTGCAACCTCTGTAGTAGAGTTACGTCCTCTGTAATAGAGCTACAACCTCTGTAGTAGAGTTACTTCCTATGTAATAGAGCTACAACCTCTGTAGTAGAGTTACTTCCTATGTAATAGAGCTACAACCTCTGTAGTAGAGTTACTTCCTATGTAATAGAGCTACAACCTCTGTAGTAGAGTTACGTCCTCTGTAATAGAGCTACAACCTCTGTAGTAGAGTTACTTCCTATGTAATAGAGCTACAACCTCTGTAGTAGAGTTACATCCTCTGTAATAGAGCTACAACCTCTGTAGTAGAGTTACTTCCTATGTAATAGAGCTACAACCTCTGTAGTAGAGTTACTTCCTATGTAATAGAGCTACAACCTCTGTAGCAGAGTTACTTCCTATGTAATAGAGCTACAACCTCTGTAGTAGAGTTACGTCCTCTGTAATAGAGCTACAACCTCTGTAGTAGAGTTACTTCCTATGTAATAGAGCTACAACCTCTGTAGTAGAGTTACTTCCTATGTAATAGAGCTACAACCTCTGTAGTAGAGTTACGTCCTCTGTAATAGAGCTACAACCTCTGTAGTAGAGTTACTTCCTATGTAATAGAGCTACAACCTCTGTAGTAGAGTTACTTCCTATGTAATAGAGCTACAACCTCTGTAGTAGAGTTACGTACTCTGTAATTGAGCTACAACCTCTGTAGTAGAGTTACATCCTCTGTAATAGAGCTACAACCTCTGTAGTAGAGTTACATCCTCTGTAATAGAGCTACAACTTCTGTAGTAGAGTTACGTCCTCTGTAATAGAGCTACAACCTCTGTAGTAGATGATATGGTCCCCAAAGGTATAGCCCTGATATTAACATCATCCAGATAGAAATATCAACAGAGGACCAAAGACACATGCAGTGTGGAGGACGCCAGCCGGAAAGAACCGCTCCTATCCGGGGTTTACTCCaaaccaaatttttatttttcatatagcAAAGTTACCATACAACACATTTTGGGTTTCTtatacccctttctcaagtgtgaagtGTTTGTACATAACTGAAGACGTGATGTATTAGTGTATTAAGAGGAGGCAGATACACCCTGGTGTATACATAGACCGCTGTATAGACTATTAATTGATACCCATAGGGGATAAAATAGTATTAGGAGGACATAAAACCTATTATAACTAAGAAAAACAGGAGCATTAGAAACATCTTGTAGGTGAGTTTAATAAAGCATAAATTGGATGTGCTCACCTGACGGTATGCGGTGTGGAAAGAATTCAATGTCTACTGGTtcacactgcgcatgcgccggagtGTCCTCTACCATATGCCAACATCCTCAGCCTCTCACATTTCAATACTGGGCAGGCGATCAGGGATGTGCACACTCAGACCCCAGCGCTCCTGTAGATAGGGGTATGTTTTATactgggcactgtatatacacCGGAGGTCCAGCCCGCACATGCCCAGTGCTGGGGCGTACGATATTCTATACTGGGCACTGTATATTCACTATAATAGTCCATTACTCTTTTATCTTTTTGTTTTAAGATGACTGGGCGCTATTGGATTTTTTATCGTCCCTGCCCTCCTGAAAGTGGTTCTAGGATTATGAGTTATTTTTTAGGATATGTCAATTTCTTTGTATAATTTACCAGATGTTATTACGAGCCTGATTATAAGTAGAACATATTTAGGGAAAGAGTTTCCCAAAACCAAACCCGGCTGCGCGCTCTCGGAAGACCAGGAATCCTTTAGGCAGAAGTAGTGGCAAAAGTGGATCCTATTGGTATAAGATAACACGTTTCGGGGTACCTAGCGTGGAAGCGCCTCCCCTTCTTCAGATCTATAACCTTTTGTCCGTTCGGCGTGCGAGCCTGATTATAAGTTACAATAGAATGATATTTACATTAATACTAAGCGGTACACAACGTCTTCAGTTTTGCGCCCTGTCAAGACCTgataagttttttgttttttttcgatAAGCGTGCTGATATAGTAACATGCAGATTTTTTTACATGTCTATTGTAATGGCCGGTCCACTCGAGAGGTCTCTCCTTTATCTCTGATATCTATTTAACGTCAGTGCCCTGGAGACTCTGAAGAGAAAACacttcacacttgagaaagggggaaAGGAATCGCAAAGTACATCGGCCTCGCAGGCCTGgccaggaggtcagatccattacggaATCCCGTCCTGGCGGAACCGATTTCTATgggtatgcgttctagggttaactTTGTTCTATGAACAATAAAAGTTTGGTTTGGAGTAAGACCAGGTCAGCGCGTTCCCTCCTGCACTGGATGTGTCTTTGGTCCTGTGCTGACATTTCTCCTGACGCTCCCTACGAGATGTTGTGcatcttgctgtggattgatcTTACTTAAGTGGTGGTTGTGAACCAGAACACAACCTGCCAAGGTGACAGACCACCCATATACTGTGCACTCCTATTGTATCAGCGGTAATACACTACGCACTGCTCAGTGCCTGGTATTTCCGTATTTATCAGTTATCAAGTGCAAGAattaatggaaggcaaagggcaaaggtcacaccaaatgttGGTGGGATTTAGGCTTCTTTTTTCTTCACTCCCTTAGGCTTACTCAAATCCTTCTGCCAGTAGGGCGAGggtcacatcatgttttttctaGACTGTTCATGCATCtggttaaaaataaaacatgGCAAATGGATGGTGCGGAAAGCGCTTTATATGGACGCCCTGTTTATATTTCTGTCAGTTTTTTTGCAGGACGGGAACACTTTAGCAGATGACACTTTCCTTTCCTACAGTCATATATAGTTTTTTAATCCTGAACTCTTTTAATTGCTTGCCCTTTCCATGGCACCATTTGCATCCAGCAGAATCTGAACATAACCGTACAGCCGAGACATACCGCTACATACTATGGGCAGCTTTATCATTCAATGTCCTGGGGACAATGAGAACAAATTCAGAGCTAAGACAATGACTTGTTTTTTACAAGCTTTATTCCTGTGCTCTGCAGTATACAGCAATGTCCCCATCATGGTATATTTTGTATTGATATTTGCTGGTTATATGTATAGAATATAAAGGTCATATCTGCTTTTATTTTTATGTCCCATCATGCATCACTAAGATTTTCCaattttgttaaaggggtgtAAAGCCATCAGAGCCGGGGCTCTTACCTGATGGAAGGGCTCTGATAGTGGGTTCTAGCTCTACTGCCATGAATGGGTCTTCCAATTGGGAGATTGTGTTTAGGCTCAGAGATGGCAGGGCTCTATCCACGATATATTGAGCTAAAGACATGTGAGAGGTCAGTATTGGGGTTGTGGAACGTGGGGATGTGAGGTTATAGAGCGGATCATAGTAGCCGTGAAAAGCTTTAGCCATCTCATTAGTCATGTGAGTCACCGTCCCATCCCGGCACTTGCTATGTATTAGCTTTTGACTCTTCATTAGACATCTTTTAGTTCAATGATTCCCAACTTTTTAGTTCTTCCTTTACCCCACCTGGAATGGGTTCTCTCATCTTAGTGTTTTTGGTAATATCCATATGATATGCCACAGATATGTGATCATTGTAGATCTCACCTCCACCATCCACATCTTGAGAATAGGCAACGTCTGTATCTACCAGGGAATGGACATGACCTGCCTGTGATCATTCTTTATGTAAAGTTCACTTTAATTTCACCATGTGGGTGCGTCAACGACATGATATtgatgcaccccatgtgaccactgaggcccaatcacaagcccaaGATACCTGCATGTAGAAACCCAATGAGAACAGAAACCGAGGTCACCACGAGAGGGATACTGGGAAGAGACCGCCATTAGGATCCCTGTTAGAGAGGAGCTGAGGTTGTGGCCAGATCCTCTGAAGATATATGTGACCTTATCAAACATACTTGCCTCCTGGAGAGGAGAGTTATTGCTGAGGCCCCTTAGGGACCTGGATGGAGATCTGTAGTAGGAACTGATACTGGGGCCTGGACCTCTAGGGGACAAGAAGGTCCAATCTGTCCATGAGTTACTGTTTTACATGATACAGCTTAGATGGAGTCATTGTTTCCCAGTGGTTTAATGGTAGACATCTACAAAATAGATAATGTGAAAAATCCAAGGGTACAAGCCATGGGGTGTTAATGATCTCCAATCCAGTGGCCATAGTTGTAGACCAGAGTATAGATGGTAAAAAAAGGTCTACCTCTCACACAGCTTGTAGAGTTTAAGAGGTTGAAAATATCCCACAGCCTCATAGTCCCTGTAAAATCACTATGTATTAAGAAGTTTGGATTTGGCTTCTCATAtcttgtacagtgttggccaaaagtattggcacccctgcaattctgtcagataatactcagtttcttccagataatgattgcaatcacaaattctttggtattatcttcatttaatttgtcttcaatggaaaaccacaaaaaaaattgtcaaaaagccaaattggatataattccacaccaaacataaaaaa contains:
- the LOC142184884 gene encoding cytochrome P450 2G1-like gives rise to the protein MFSEDVTLLLTAALSCLVLYISLKHFWGKGNLPPGPTPLPILGNVLQLGKRDLVKSLLKLSEKYGEVFTIYLGSRPVIVVTGYKAVREVYVDRGEDFLARGDVSVFDVHYKNYGIAFTSHMDRWRELRRFSLSAMRDFGMGKRNTEDQIQEEAECLVEEFRKTKESLVEPRHYLSKAACNVIFSIMFGHRQDYEDAELLNVISWINTAFAIVSSGWGQVYEMFPSVMQFIPGRHQKIFMYFRKLLEFVEGRAEMNKKALDVNNPQSYVDAFLIKMEKERTDPKSEFHFTNLVNSTLQIFFAGVETTSTTLNYALLLLIKYPDVLAKVHKEIDKVIGRDRCPKIQDRNQMPFTDAVIHEIQRFADLLPMGVPRKTTKDITYRGYSIPKHTNVFPMLTSALKDPSCFLYPDDFNTKNFLDENGEFKKNEAFIPLATGKRNCLGESLVRMELFIILVTILQNFNLKSPVPPEDLDITPDITGLGNFPKLYKVSFIPR